One genomic window of Geoanaerobacter pelophilus includes the following:
- a CDS encoding NAD-dependent epimerase, translated as MGVSEIKSQKVLVTGAAGFIGFHLTRKLLASGHEVIGFDNLNDYYDVNLKLDRLKLIEAIPGFRFIKGDLADREALFTLFKDERFDIVVNLAAQAGVRYSLTNPHAYIDSNIQGFMNILEGCRHHGIKHLVYASSSSVYGGNTLMPFSVHHNVDHPVSLYAATKKANELMAHTYSSLYGLPTTGLRFFTVYGPWGRPDMALFLFTRAILEGKPIDVFNDGKMQRDFTYVDDIVEGVFRVIFHTPEPNSAWNGKSPDPGTSFAPYRIYNIGNNSPVELLKFIEVLEDCLGMTANKILLPLQPGDVPATCADVDDLVRDVGFKPSTSIETGIGRFVEWYKSYFRC; from the coding sequence ATGGGCGTGTCGGAGATTAAGTCTCAAAAGGTTCTTGTTACAGGTGCTGCAGGATTTATCGGGTTTCATTTGACCCGAAAACTTCTTGCATCAGGTCATGAAGTCATTGGCTTTGACAATCTTAATGATTATTACGATGTTAACTTGAAACTTGATAGATTGAAGCTCATTGAAGCAATTCCAGGATTTCGCTTTATCAAAGGTGATCTTGCCGACAGAGAGGCTCTTTTCACACTTTTCAAAGATGAACGCTTCGATATCGTGGTTAATCTCGCAGCACAGGCCGGTGTACGTTATTCACTGACTAATCCCCATGCCTACATAGACAGCAACATTCAAGGGTTCATGAACATCCTCGAAGGATGTCGTCACCATGGGATAAAACACCTTGTTTATGCTTCCTCAAGCTCGGTTTATGGCGGCAATACCCTGATGCCGTTTTCTGTGCATCATAACGTAGACCATCCTGTTTCTCTTTACGCAGCGACCAAAAAAGCCAACGAGTTGATGGCGCATACCTATTCCTCTCTTTATGGCCTTCCGACCACCGGGCTCAGGTTTTTCACTGTTTATGGACCGTGGGGGAGACCTGATATGGCTCTCTTTCTGTTCACCCGAGCTATCTTGGAAGGTAAACCGATAGATGTCTTTAATGATGGGAAAATGCAGCGGGATTTTACCTATGTGGATGATATTGTAGAAGGTGTTTTCAGGGTAATATTTCATACTCCTGAGCCTAACTCCGCTTGGAATGGCAAGAGCCCTGATCCGGGGACAAGTTTTGCCCCTTACCGGATATACAACATCGGCAACAACAGCCCAGTGGAATTGTTAAAATTCATCGAAGTGCTGGAAGACTGCCTGGGGATGACAGCCAATAAGATCTTGTTGCCGCTCCAGCCTGGCGACGTTCCGGCAACTTGCGCCGATGTGGATGACCTGGTAAGAGACGTAGGTTTTAAGCCATCCACTTCTATAGAGACCGGAATCGGCCGATTTGTAGAGTGGTATAAGAGCTATTTTCGCTGCTAG
- the pta gene encoding phosphate acetyltransferase: MSLVDQIRAKAKMNPKTVVLPESYDERMLFAAQQVMEQGLAKIVILGNKTEVQNIATAKGINLSGVEILEPATAPKLAAYVDSLVELRKSKGLTREEAEKLLTAKDNLYFAGMMVREGDADGEVAGATGTTGDVLRAAFQTVGTAPGIKTVSSFFLMITKTPSFGENGILLFADCAVNPNPDAQALAEIAVATARNCKSFLDVPARVAMLSFSTKGSASHPDADKVLKALEIAKGIDPMMQIDGELQADAALLPKVGEKKAPGSTVAGKANVLIFPDLDAGNIAYKLVERVAGAEAVGPIIQGLAKPVNDLSRGCSVEDIVNVVAITAVQAQG, from the coding sequence ATGTCTCTAGTAGATCAGATCAGAGCGAAAGCAAAAATGAACCCAAAAACCGTTGTATTGCCCGAAAGCTATGACGAACGCATGCTTTTTGCGGCTCAACAGGTAATGGAACAAGGTTTGGCGAAGATTGTAATCCTGGGCAACAAGACCGAAGTACAAAACATTGCTACGGCAAAAGGAATAAACCTGTCAGGAGTCGAAATTCTGGAACCGGCAACCGCGCCAAAACTTGCGGCATATGTTGATTCGCTTGTTGAATTACGCAAGAGCAAAGGACTCACTCGCGAAGAAGCCGAAAAACTCTTGACAGCAAAAGACAATCTGTACTTTGCCGGAATGATGGTTCGCGAAGGAGACGCTGATGGAGAAGTTGCCGGAGCAACCGGCACGACTGGCGATGTCCTTAGGGCAGCATTTCAGACCGTCGGCACAGCACCCGGCATTAAGACAGTATCATCATTTTTCCTCATGATAACCAAGACACCCTCTTTTGGCGAAAACGGGATCTTGCTTTTTGCCGACTGTGCTGTTAACCCAAATCCGGATGCTCAGGCACTAGCAGAAATTGCCGTTGCCACAGCTCGTAACTGCAAGTCTTTTCTTGATGTGCCGGCAAGGGTTGCCATGTTGTCCTTCTCCACAAAAGGTAGCGCAAGCCATCCTGATGCCGACAAGGTCTTGAAGGCCCTTGAGATCGCCAAAGGCATTGATCCTATGATGCAGATTGATGGTGAATTACAGGCTGATGCGGCTCTACTACCTAAAGTAGGAGAGAAGAAGGCTCCTGGGAGTACTGTTGCAGGTAAAGCAAATGTACTGATCTTCCCTGACCTGGATGCAGGAAACATCGCCTATAAACTCGTGGAAAGGGTTGCTGGAGCTGAAGCTGTTGGCCCGATCATCCAAGGACTGGCAAAACCTGTGAATGATCTCTCGCGCGGCTGCTCAGTCGAAGATATCGTTAATGTTGTTGCAATCACGGCAGTGCAGGCTCAAGGATAA
- a CDS encoding acetate kinase: MDILALNCGSSSVKYQLFDWDRKEVVAKGMVERVIIGDSFIMHEVPGKETYRENSECSDHQVAIDLIIKTLLDPVHGVLKDINQISAVGHRVVHGGEKFIRSVMIDENVLDAVKEVQHLAPLHNPPNIAGIEAAQALLPNVPHVAIFDTAFHQTMPEHAYLYPLPYDWYEKYGVRRYGFHGTSHLYVSKRAAVLLGKPAKDCNIITMHIGNGVSHCAIQNGISVDTSMGLTPLEGAVMGTRCGDIDPAIPAFMMQKENLSAKEIDSILNKKSGVLGITGRFTDRRDVIENAANGDRLCKISLDIEAYRLRKYIGSYMAALGKLDAIVFTAGVGEMGAPIRERAVEGLEHLGIYLDKERNKSAMTRKRETLITSDDSPVKVYVIPTDEELVFTEDVAAILAGTYTDHMQFEYSFSRNDFVRN; the protein is encoded by the coding sequence ATGGATATTCTGGCCCTTAACTGCGGGAGCTCATCGGTTAAATACCAGTTGTTTGACTGGGACCGTAAAGAAGTCGTTGCAAAAGGCATGGTTGAGCGAGTTATCATCGGTGACTCATTCATTATGCATGAAGTCCCAGGCAAGGAGACTTATCGAGAGAATTCAGAGTGTTCCGATCATCAAGTGGCGATAGACTTGATTATCAAAACTCTACTTGATCCCGTGCACGGTGTGCTTAAGGATATCAATCAAATTTCTGCTGTTGGTCACCGCGTGGTTCATGGTGGTGAAAAATTTATACGATCTGTTATGATCGATGAAAATGTGCTTGATGCGGTTAAAGAAGTACAGCACCTTGCCCCTCTACATAACCCGCCCAATATAGCTGGTATTGAAGCTGCTCAGGCGCTCCTGCCGAATGTGCCGCATGTTGCCATATTCGATACTGCTTTTCACCAGACCATGCCGGAACATGCTTACCTATATCCTTTACCTTATGACTGGTATGAAAAATACGGTGTTCGCCGTTATGGGTTTCACGGGACTTCGCACCTGTATGTCTCCAAGCGTGCAGCTGTTCTTCTTGGAAAGCCGGCAAAAGATTGCAATATAATCACCATGCATATTGGTAATGGTGTTTCACATTGTGCCATACAAAATGGCATCTCAGTTGACACAAGCATGGGGCTCACTCCTTTGGAGGGTGCTGTTATGGGTACCCGTTGTGGTGATATCGATCCGGCCATCCCTGCATTCATGATGCAGAAGGAGAACCTTTCTGCCAAGGAAATCGACAGCATCCTCAATAAGAAAAGTGGGGTGTTAGGGATCACTGGTCGTTTTACTGACCGTCGTGATGTAATAGAAAATGCTGCTAATGGCGATCGTCTCTGCAAGATATCTTTGGATATAGAGGCATATCGTCTTAGAAAATACATCGGCTCTTACATGGCGGCCTTAGGCAAGCTTGACGCAATTGTTTTTACTGCCGGTGTCGGCGAAATGGGTGCCCCAATTCGTGAGCGAGCTGTTGAGGGGCTGGAACATCTCGGCATTTATCTGGATAAGGAGAGAAACAAGTCGGCAATGACCCGTAAACGCGAGACGCTGATTACCTCTGATGATTCTCCGGTTAAGGTTTATGTGATACCTACTGATGAGGAATTGGTTTTCACAGAGGATGTTGCGGCAATTCTTGCCGGCACCTATACTGATCACATGCAGTTTGAATATTCGTTTTCACGAAACGATTTTGTTCGCAACTAG
- a CDS encoding DUF362 domain-containing protein encodes MLALPSILNNQFSTKEVNTLAHQISNDCTNCGACVDSCPVNAINAGDSKHNIDADTCIDCGACVDTCPVSAISAA; translated from the coding sequence ATGCTAGCTTTACCATCGATTTTGAATAATCAATTCTCAACAAAGGAGGTGAATACTTTGGCTCATCAAATTTCCAATGACTGCACAAACTGCGGTGCTTGCGTTGACTCATGCCCGGTTAATGCTATCAATGCTGGCGACAGCAAGCACAATATCGACGCCGATACTTGCATCGATTGCGGTGCCTGTGTTGATACCTGTCCGGTAAGTGCAATTTCCGCCGCTTAA
- a CDS encoding DUF3426 domain-containing protein — protein MIIQCELCSTRFKLDDTKVKDEGVRVRCSKCRHIFVVRKEKADSADDSDFDTLLNGLVSASPQESDLLSGESPSQIDNQSVSDTLETTAFAAGFDSDSNQGSITLSDGKSIQNDCESTDCNSEMQPYYGEKADFSFDFSGDTFEENGLGASEDTESDLTAVPEKKEVDFSSGLTAEAAVPFNVDEQPKEAIVANDKEEPVSGGLLKESDQAFTSGISWDSPFTEVSEGNETLSPIQSEGQEAESFNSNNMVGQPSVHLTTVPEISADEMPPAAIATRRLGRSRFPLVVVSVSILIVIVLTISGLYLLNKGPGFIDKSGLASLVKWAGIENVDDGGISIRNTSSEFIDNKETGELFVIKGETVNLFNKPRASIQLKATIYDAKGVALASKSIYCGNVLQKDQLATLSMPKIEATMGNQFGDSLSNLGVPPGKAIPFLVVFSKVPKAASEFGLEIVGSTVADR, from the coding sequence ATGATTATACAGTGCGAACTTTGCTCTACTCGCTTCAAGCTTGACGATACAAAAGTGAAGGACGAAGGGGTACGGGTCCGCTGTTCCAAATGTCGGCATATTTTTGTTGTAAGAAAAGAAAAAGCAGATTCTGCCGATGATTCTGATTTTGATACACTGCTGAATGGCTTGGTGTCAGCTTCTCCCCAGGAGTCTGACCTTTTATCAGGGGAATCTCCTTCTCAAATAGATAACCAGTCAGTTTCCGATACGCTGGAAACTACTGCGTTTGCTGCGGGATTTGATTCTGATTCAAACCAAGGCAGCATAACGTTATCTGATGGGAAAAGCATTCAAAATGATTGCGAATCGACTGATTGCAATAGTGAGATGCAACCGTATTATGGAGAGAAGGCGGATTTCAGTTTTGATTTCTCTGGGGACACTTTTGAAGAAAACGGGCTTGGTGCTAGCGAAGATACTGAATCTGATTTAACTGCTGTCCCTGAGAAAAAAGAAGTCGATTTCAGTTCTGGCCTCACTGCAGAGGCAGCAGTGCCGTTTAATGTTGATGAACAGCCCAAAGAGGCTATCGTTGCTAACGATAAGGAAGAGCCTGTCTCCGGCGGTTTGCTGAAAGAGAGTGATCAGGCTTTTACCTCTGGAATCTCGTGGGACTCTCCTTTTACTGAAGTTTCTGAAGGGAATGAAACACTGTCTCCTATCCAGTCCGAGGGGCAGGAGGCTGAATCATTTAATAGTAATAATATGGTAGGGCAACCATCAGTTCATCTGACGACTGTTCCTGAAATTTCTGCTGATGAAATGCCTCCTGCTGCTATTGCCACTAGACGGTTGGGCAGGTCAAGGTTTCCATTGGTTGTGGTTTCGGTTTCGATTTTAATTGTTATTGTCCTAACAATTTCAGGCCTTTATTTATTAAATAAAGGGCCAGGTTTTATTGATAAATCAGGGCTGGCATCGCTGGTTAAGTGGGCGGGTATTGAGAATGTCGATGACGGGGGTATCTCAATCAGGAATACTTCCAGTGAGTTCATAGATAACAAGGAGACGGGGGAGCTTTTTGTCATAAAAGGTGAAACCGTGAATTTATTTAATAAGCCGAGGGCATCCATACAGCTGAAAGCGACAATCTATGATGCCAAGGGTGTTGCTCTCGCCAGTAAGAGTATTTATTGTGGGAATGTTCTGCAAAAAGACCAGTTAGCTACGCTATCGATGCCCAAGATTGAAGCAACCATGGGAAATCAGTTTGGTGATTCCTTGTCAAATCTTGGTGTCCCGCCTGGGAAAGCGATACCGTTTCTCGTTGTTTTTTCAAAGGTTCCGAAAGCTGCCAGCGAGTTTGGCCTCGAAATTGTTGGGTCAACAGTAGCTGACCGTTGA
- a CDS encoding DUF1573 domain-containing protein, producing the protein MKATLYICFILLALSAATASAAPQIQVQRPSHNFGTLIQGKKLDYTFLIKNTGDSPLKILHIRPACGCTAANASSPVVNPGKTSEIKVTFNSANFFGNVSKTIAVESNDPTTPVITLTLAGNIIEELAVKPKQLNLGQVKPDVAVTNYVTVENRGSKTVKLTAVKTPMPQLSIKTDKTMLKPGESARISVTITPRQDDRMLSGYITIATDNPEKQEIMVPVYGSLLK; encoded by the coding sequence ATGAAAGCCACTCTATACATTTGCTTCATACTGCTGGCACTCTCCGCGGCAACAGCTTCAGCGGCCCCACAGATCCAAGTCCAACGTCCATCTCATAACTTTGGCACTCTTATTCAGGGTAAAAAGCTGGATTACACGTTTCTTATCAAAAACACGGGCGATTCCCCTCTCAAAATATTACATATTCGTCCGGCATGCGGCTGCACCGCGGCAAATGCATCTTCCCCAGTTGTTAACCCAGGAAAAACCTCTGAGATCAAGGTAACATTCAATTCCGCAAATTTCTTTGGCAATGTAAGCAAGACCATTGCTGTCGAAAGTAATGACCCGACAACACCTGTTATTACTTTGACATTGGCTGGAAACATTATCGAAGAACTTGCTGTCAAACCTAAGCAATTGAATTTGGGGCAGGTAAAACCAGACGTAGCAGTCACAAATTACGTCACAGTTGAGAACCGCGGCAGTAAAACAGTTAAGCTAACAGCGGTAAAAACCCCAATGCCGCAATTATCTATAAAAACAGACAAAACCATGCTCAAACCCGGTGAAAGTGCCAGGATTTCAGTGACCATAACCCCGCGACAAGATGACCGGATGTTAAGTGGTTATATAACTATAGCGACTGACAATCCTGAAAAGCAGGAAATAATGGTTCCGGTTTATGGATCGCTATTGAAGTAA
- a CDS encoding MBL fold metallo-hydrolase gives MPVRSMIMLCLVWIFLFWGAESAFAGKHYEIQKVSDSVYAAVALPDGKAASNAMFIVTGSHVILAGSHFVLDAVRELVAEIAKITPNPVREIILTHHHSGYNYIDVDLPANAEIITSWQTWLALKSEYRQVKNPVTYFEKGLTLQRENLSIVLSNTDFGHSKGDLVVYVPSEGVLFTSDLVFNKAIGYMGTGYMRDWVICLEFLESLSASIVIPGVGKVTDSEGITQFRMFMKDFLTEVLRHIEKGDSLAITKKDFRIPQYSNLPGYKTFFEVNIERAYGELKEK, from the coding sequence ATGCCGGTTCGATCAATGATAATGCTCTGTCTAGTGTGGATCTTTCTGTTTTGGGGTGCGGAATCGGCTTTTGCCGGCAAACACTATGAAATACAGAAGGTTTCCGATTCTGTGTACGCTGCTGTTGCCTTACCTGATGGAAAAGCCGCCAGCAACGCGATGTTTATCGTTACCGGGAGTCATGTTATTCTGGCTGGTTCTCATTTTGTGCTGGACGCTGTCAGAGAACTGGTGGCTGAGATCGCGAAAATCACTCCAAATCCGGTACGTGAGATAATCCTGACTCATCACCACAGCGGTTATAACTATATTGACGTAGATCTGCCGGCAAACGCCGAGATAATAACTTCGTGGCAAACCTGGTTGGCTTTGAAAAGCGAGTATCGTCAGGTTAAGAATCCTGTGACCTATTTTGAAAAAGGACTTACCCTGCAGAGAGAGAATCTGTCTATTGTCCTCAGCAACACTGATTTCGGCCACAGCAAAGGTGATCTGGTTGTTTATGTCCCTTCGGAAGGTGTGCTGTTTACCTCAGATTTGGTGTTCAATAAAGCCATTGGCTATATGGGCACTGGCTACATGCGTGATTGGGTGATTTGTTTGGAATTTCTCGAATCTCTTTCTGCCAGTATTGTCATCCCTGGCGTTGGAAAAGTAACCGATTCAGAGGGAATAACTCAGTTCCGAATGTTTATGAAGGATTTTCTGACAGAGGTCTTACGACACATTGAAAAGGGCGATTCCTTGGCTATTACCAAAAAGGATTTCAGGATACCGCAGTATAGCAACTTGCCGGGATATAAGACTTTCTTTGAAGTCAATATAGAGCGGGCATACGGAGAGTTGAAAGAAAAATGA
- a CDS encoding DUF3300 domain-containing protein, which translates to MRTGSTTIRVMTWIIAVMLVMPIGVSAQDAGDADNSMKFSKKELTQMLAPIALYPDSLTAQILMAATYPLEIVEAERWLKQNNSLKGTDLDNALLKMNWDPSVASLCHFPNILNSMSTKLDQTRKLGDAFLRQQDEVMATIQELRHKAEAAGTLKSTKQQKVVVEDEDIRIEPVDQEVVYVPVYDPLYVYGPWWYPDYPPYYWYYPPGFVTGAYFGFGPGIYLGFDLFSWCWFDWRVRRIDIDFDRTRRFHRQTRRDFDDRFWRHNPYHRRGVAYRDRRTSELFGARPPRVSPLTPETRGFPVRPSSRANPAIERRGNINVPQTELKRQAQPDTGRRREDVGRPLETTPRSAPRDTTFRGVGEGNFERRAVERGGYSIRNSEIRQPSGGQPQGGGFRGGEVRSPGGGFSRGGLGDGSRRERR; encoded by the coding sequence ATGAGAACGGGATCAACAACAATTCGGGTAATGACATGGATCATTGCGGTCATGCTCGTGATGCCGATCGGCGTATCGGCACAGGACGCCGGGGACGCGGATAATTCGATGAAGTTCAGCAAGAAAGAACTGACGCAGATGCTTGCTCCCATTGCCTTGTACCCTGATTCCTTAACAGCGCAGATCCTGATGGCCGCCACCTACCCGCTCGAGATCGTCGAGGCTGAGCGCTGGCTGAAGCAAAACAACAGCCTTAAAGGGACTGATCTTGACAATGCTCTGCTGAAAATGAATTGGGATCCGAGTGTCGCCTCGCTCTGTCATTTCCCGAATATTCTCAATTCTATGAGCACTAAACTCGACCAGACCAGAAAACTTGGCGATGCCTTCCTCCGTCAGCAGGACGAAGTAATGGCCACGATTCAGGAGCTGCGCCACAAAGCCGAGGCTGCAGGAACCCTTAAGTCGACCAAACAACAAAAGGTAGTTGTCGAAGATGAGGATATCCGGATTGAACCGGTCGATCAGGAAGTCGTTTATGTGCCGGTCTATGATCCGTTGTATGTGTATGGCCCATGGTGGTACCCGGATTATCCACCTTATTATTGGTATTATCCGCCAGGTTTTGTCACTGGGGCGTACTTCGGTTTCGGCCCCGGAATCTATCTCGGCTTCGACCTGTTCTCATGGTGCTGGTTTGACTGGCGAGTCCGGCGTATCGATATAGACTTTGACAGGACAAGACGGTTCCACCGGCAAACCAGGCGCGACTTCGATGATCGTTTCTGGAGACACAACCCTTACCATCGAAGAGGCGTCGCCTATCGCGACCGGAGAACCAGTGAGCTCTTCGGTGCGAGACCGCCACGGGTGTCGCCTCTCACTCCTGAAACGCGAGGCTTCCCGGTACGGCCGTCAAGCAGGGCTAATCCTGCTATCGAGCGCCGGGGAAACATCAATGTCCCACAAACGGAGCTAAAACGCCAAGCGCAACCAGACACCGGCAGACGCCGGGAAGATGTTGGCCGGCCACTTGAAACAACACCCAGATCGGCACCGCGTGATACCACGTTCCGGGGTGTGGGTGAAGGAAACTTTGAGCGGCGCGCTGTGGAAAGGGGTGGTTATAGCATCCGAAACAGTGAAATAAGACAACCAAGTGGAGGACAGCCTCAGGGAGGGGGATTCAGGGGCGGGGAGGTTCGCTCTCCTGGTGGAGGTTTTTCGAGAGGTGGACTAGGTGACGGGTCACGCAGGGAACGACGCTGA
- a CDS encoding DUF2950 domain-containing protein — protein sequence MSASQMKGEKHWLAFIFGISAAVIFFLGMESQASAASLHQQSFASAEDAVHSFVAAIRSEDTNKMLAILGPGGKDLISSGDEVADKNGREKFLKAYDTKNTLVQKSAGTQILHVGDDSWALPIPIAKKGANWIFDTGKAKKEILKLRIGRNELHVIEMLDAYVDAQQEYAGKDCRGNGMVEFAQRLFSSPGKRDGLYWESQDGAQQSPLGPLVAQAEKEGYAKEQNLSPFHGYYFKILKGQGKQATGGAYSYMVKDKMLLGFALVAYPAEYGNSGVMTFLVNQDGIIYEKDLGKNSRRTAEKMKVYNPDKSWKRVKTDDEHSTKSKELKPTK from the coding sequence ATGTCGGCATCACAAATGAAGGGTGAAAAGCACTGGCTGGCCTTCATATTCGGCATAAGCGCCGCTGTCATTTTCTTTCTCGGGATGGAATCGCAAGCCAGCGCAGCGAGTCTACATCAGCAGAGTTTTGCGTCGGCCGAGGATGCGGTGCATTCTTTTGTTGCCGCGATTCGGTCTGAAGATACCAACAAAATGCTGGCCATTTTGGGGCCTGGGGGTAAAGATTTGATCTCCTCGGGTGATGAGGTGGCAGACAAGAACGGTCGCGAGAAATTTCTCAAGGCCTATGACACCAAAAACACTTTGGTTCAGAAATCTGCCGGCACCCAAATCCTGCATGTTGGTGACGACAGTTGGGCGCTCCCCATCCCGATCGCAAAAAAAGGAGCCAACTGGATCTTTGATACCGGAAAAGCAAAGAAAGAAATCCTGAAACTGCGGATCGGCAGAAACGAACTGCATGTAATCGAAATGCTCGACGCCTACGTGGATGCCCAGCAGGAATACGCCGGCAAGGATTGCCGGGGCAACGGCATGGTGGAATTTGCCCAGAGACTGTTCAGTTCCCCGGGAAAACGGGACGGCCTGTACTGGGAATCTCAAGATGGCGCCCAACAGAGCCCCCTTGGTCCTCTGGTCGCACAAGCTGAAAAAGAGGGGTATGCAAAGGAGCAAAATCTCTCCCCCTTTCACGGATACTATTTCAAGATCCTCAAGGGCCAGGGGAAGCAGGCAACAGGTGGTGCTTATTCCTACATGGTGAAAGATAAGATGCTTCTGGGGTTCGCACTGGTTGCCTATCCGGCGGAGTACGGTAATTCCGGGGTCATGACTTTTCTGGTAAATCAGGATGGGATTATTTACGAGAAGGATCTTGGTAAAAATTCCAGGCGTACTGCAGAAAAGATGAAAGTATATAATCCCGATAAAAGCTGGAAGCGAGTAAAAACCGACGATGAGCATTCCACAAAGAGTAAGGAGCTCAAGCCTACAAAGTGA